In a genomic window of Oceanispirochaeta sp. M1:
- a CDS encoding class I SAM-dependent RNA methyltransferase — MNNKALDRKIKRHIIATENKIFMAIQPGLEEAGEIELQKMNLDVKREIEPGSLTSTAKLEDLWRLVLTGRSFSRIYLRLKEFKAEGFKELKKKIESIPWELYLNEGCEYRVRITTTHSRLHVHDKIIKALHHSMSEHFIALEGRSPRLTESKEKDPTIQTVVIRAVDDHFTISLDAGGGALYERGYRQNINEAPLKENIASALLILAGIEQKSLIIDPMCGSGTFSLEALSMTAGCLTSTKRHYPFEYWPSFRPVRYDWLIKQLKEAENKAIEVLASDIDEKSLEAARMNLSLLEKQSGLDTSGCRIETKDFFIASDSVLNNKDSSLLIINPPYGKRLALKDQLEFFRNIGKMLKTEYKGMDWGIIVPGLECEKALELKWKKKYLFKNGGFPVSFIIGCS, encoded by the coding sequence ATGAATAATAAAGCACTTGACCGTAAAATAAAGCGGCATATCATCGCCACAGAGAATAAAATCTTCATGGCAATACAGCCCGGCCTAGAAGAGGCTGGTGAAATTGAACTTCAAAAAATGAATCTCGATGTTAAAAGAGAAATAGAACCTGGAAGCCTCACATCCACAGCAAAACTGGAAGATCTGTGGCGCCTTGTCCTGACCGGAAGAAGTTTTTCAAGGATCTATCTGAGGCTCAAAGAATTTAAAGCCGAAGGATTCAAGGAACTCAAGAAGAAAATTGAGTCCATTCCCTGGGAACTTTACTTAAATGAAGGCTGTGAATATAGAGTCCGAATAACAACAACACACTCCCGGCTCCATGTACATGATAAAATAATCAAGGCTCTGCACCACTCCATGTCTGAGCATTTCATCGCCCTGGAGGGGCGGTCTCCCAGACTGACAGAGAGTAAAGAGAAAGACCCCACAATTCAGACAGTTGTCATCAGAGCTGTGGATGATCACTTCACAATCAGCCTTGACGCCGGTGGCGGAGCTCTTTATGAGCGGGGCTACAGGCAGAATATAAATGAAGCACCCCTTAAGGAGAATATTGCCTCGGCTCTCCTTATTCTCGCTGGAATAGAACAGAAATCCCTGATAATTGACCCCATGTGCGGCAGTGGAACCTTCTCTTTGGAAGCCCTGAGTATGACAGCAGGATGCCTGACATCAACAAAGCGTCATTATCCCTTTGAATACTGGCCCTCCTTCCGCCCCGTACGATACGACTGGCTTATCAAACAGTTAAAAGAGGCCGAAAATAAGGCAATTGAAGTACTGGCTAGCGATATTGATGAAAAGAGTCTTGAAGCAGCCCGAATGAACCTGAGCCTCCTGGAGAAACAGTCTGGACTTGATACTTCAGGCTGCAGAATTGAGACAAAAGACTTTTTCATTGCCTCCGACTCGGTACTGAATAACAAAGATTCATCACTTTTGATTATAAATCCACCCTATGGAAAGCGTCTCGCCTTAAAGGATCAGTTGGAGTTTTTCAGAAATATTGGAAAAATGCTGAAGACTGAATACAAAGGAATGGACTGGGGTATTATTGTCCCCGGTCTGGAATGTGAAAAAGCGCTGGAACTTAAATGGAAGAAGAAATATCTGTTTAAAAACGGCGGATTTCCTGTGAGTTTCATCATCGGATGCTCTTAG
- the hrpB gene encoding ATP-dependent helicase HrpB: MTKADFSTYPVSALFPDLKKNWAENRTIVLQADPGAGKSTVLPLFLMEEKLCTGKIIILEPRRLAARSLARYMSSLCGRRTGDLIGYRVKGDVKCSEDAKIELVTEGVFVRMIQDDPFLEGISLVIMDEFHERNLFTDLSAAFLQDVQTNLRPDLKIMIMSATPETGVLKKVFGDFLYLESEGRMFPVSIKRDDQPLGIRPENKRILRAVLEGLEQSTGNILIFLPGEREIQSVLGDLRHHIGIPSNLDLLPLYGRLSPSEQDRVLNPGERRMIVAATSIAETSLTIPGISCVIDTGLERKPAFDPNAGLTRLKTGAVSKASAAQRAGRAGRLREGMCIRLWSENDERLMDDFTSPEIFNADLAPLIMEILLWGAKNPEDLKWIDDPPPAHYYQAKELLNLLEITGRNGQLSEEGKKLSRYAVHPRLAHMLERFRDTDLEQTACALAALLTEGDWLSSRKGSDIRLRLEYLKSGRDGSNKRVNSIVRSWKSFLSRGAVRREALEPDASAELLCHSYPDRIAKIRGERVYQLSGGSNCRLLPEDPLQSEDYLIAPLVGGGAQIPACFLAVPLSETLIFQELSALITDKKEWSWDEQKQRLSCRNISCIASLALKSKSIPVDSSDAELPAILPELFRKKGLFNLPWSKEDHACLNRLRFAGNLKRCPEGWPALGEDDLLLTLERWFLPLLVKGRLEGKLKDGIVSLLDWEQIQFLDRHIPERFQVPSGSRIRIDYSDPASPALDVRLQEVFGLTETPLLAGEIPLLFRLLNPAQRPIQMTKDLKSFWDNTYGEVRKELRGRYPKHYWPENPYEGEATSRVRPGK; this comes from the coding sequence ATGACAAAGGCTGATTTTTCTACATATCCAGTATCTGCTCTCTTCCCTGATTTGAAAAAAAACTGGGCTGAGAACAGGACAATAGTTCTTCAGGCCGATCCCGGAGCAGGTAAGTCCACGGTTCTTCCCCTTTTTCTTATGGAGGAGAAGCTCTGTACCGGGAAAATCATAATACTGGAACCCAGGCGTCTGGCCGCCCGTTCTCTTGCAAGATATATGTCCTCTCTCTGCGGAAGAAGGACAGGGGACCTTATCGGTTACAGGGTCAAAGGGGATGTTAAGTGTTCAGAGGATGCCAAAATTGAACTGGTGACCGAGGGTGTCTTTGTCCGAATGATTCAGGATGATCCATTTCTTGAAGGAATCTCTCTGGTCATAATGGATGAGTTTCATGAAAGAAATCTTTTCACAGACCTTTCCGCTGCCTTTCTTCAGGATGTTCAGACCAATCTGCGTCCAGATCTGAAAATTATGATTATGTCGGCGACTCCTGAGACCGGGGTCCTTAAAAAAGTTTTTGGAGATTTCCTCTATCTTGAGAGTGAAGGGCGAATGTTTCCAGTCAGTATAAAACGGGATGACCAGCCCCTGGGCATAAGACCTGAGAATAAAAGAATTCTCAGGGCCGTTCTTGAAGGTCTTGAACAGAGTACGGGTAATATTCTTATCTTTCTCCCGGGGGAGAGGGAAATCCAGTCAGTTCTCGGTGATCTGCGACACCATATAGGTATCCCCTCAAACCTGGACCTATTGCCTTTGTACGGACGCCTCAGCCCCTCTGAGCAGGATCGTGTGCTGAATCCCGGAGAAAGGCGTATGATCGTAGCCGCCACTTCAATTGCCGAAACCAGTCTGACAATTCCGGGTATAAGCTGTGTTATTGATACAGGGCTGGAACGTAAACCGGCTTTTGATCCCAATGCCGGTCTGACCCGTCTTAAAACCGGAGCTGTATCAAAGGCTTCTGCTGCTCAGCGGGCAGGTAGAGCCGGTCGACTCAGAGAGGGGATGTGTATCCGCCTCTGGTCGGAAAATGATGAGCGTCTGATGGATGACTTTACTTCCCCTGAAATATTTAATGCCGATCTGGCTCCTCTTATTATGGAGATTCTTCTGTGGGGAGCAAAGAATCCGGAGGATCTTAAATGGATTGATGATCCCCCCCCCGCCCATTACTACCAGGCCAAAGAGCTTCTGAATCTGCTTGAGATAACAGGCCGCAACGGACAACTGAGTGAAGAGGGGAAAAAACTAAGCCGTTATGCCGTACATCCCCGGCTGGCACATATGCTGGAACGTTTTCGGGATACAGATCTTGAACAGACTGCCTGTGCCCTGGCGGCACTGCTTACTGAGGGTGACTGGCTATCTTCCAGAAAGGGATCAGATATCAGACTTCGCCTGGAATACCTGAAATCAGGGAGAGACGGATCTAATAAACGGGTTAATTCAATTGTAAGGAGCTGGAAGAGTTTTTTGAGCAGAGGAGCCGTAAGGCGTGAGGCCCTGGAGCCAGATGCATCTGCCGAGCTGCTCTGTCACTCATATCCCGACAGAATCGCAAAAATCAGGGGTGAAAGAGTCTATCAGCTCTCCGGCGGCAGTAACTGCCGGCTCCTCCCCGAAGATCCTCTGCAGTCCGAGGATTATCTGATCGCTCCCCTTGTAGGAGGGGGAGCCCAGATACCTGCCTGCTTTCTGGCAGTCCCACTTAGCGAAACTCTTATATTTCAGGAACTCTCTGCTCTTATTACAGACAAAAAAGAGTGGTCCTGGGATGAGCAGAAACAGAGGCTGAGCTGCCGGAATATCAGCTGCATAGCCTCACTGGCTTTAAAGTCAAAGAGTATTCCTGTTGACAGCAGTGATGCTGAACTGCCTGCCATTCTCCCTGAGCTGTTCCGAAAAAAGGGACTCTTCAATCTACCCTGGAGCAAAGAGGATCATGCCTGTCTTAACAGACTCCGTTTTGCGGGAAATCTGAAAAGATGTCCCGAAGGCTGGCCTGCATTGGGAGAGGATGATCTTCTTCTCACTCTTGAAAGATGGTTTTTACCCCTTCTGGTAAAGGGGAGACTCGAGGGAAAGCTGAAAGACGGCATTGTCTCACTGCTGGACTGGGAGCAGATCCAGTTTCTGGACCGCCATATTCCTGAGCGCTTTCAGGTCCCCTCGGGAAGCCGAATCCGCATCGACTACTCAGATCCTGCTTCTCCTGCACTTGATGTCAGGCTTCAGGAAGTCTTCGGCCTGACAGAGACACCTCTGCTTGCCGGAGAAATCCCCCTGCTGTTCAGACTGCTCAATCCGGCACAAAGACCGATTCAGATGACAAAGGATCTAAAAAGTTTCTGGGATAATACATACGGGGAGGTGCGCAAGGAACTCAGAGGCCGCTATCCAAAACATTACTGGCCCGAGAACCCCTATGAGGGTGAAGCCACTTCCCGTGTTAGACCCGGTAAGTAA
- a CDS encoding nitroreductase family protein, which produces MDFFDVVARRFSYRKSLDSTPVPLEDLKKIVQAGLDAPSGKNEQTTRFIIIQDPHVVESIKVMTGANGSMATAPAYIAAHINKKPVATYSGHFFDFEDCAAAVENILLAATALGYSTVWIDGWLRVDGRAEEIGKLCSLDSERIIRILIPIGNAVMEQKRPLKKGFDERVSIV; this is translated from the coding sequence ATGGATTTTTTTGACGTTGTAGCCAGACGTTTCAGTTACAGGAAGAGTCTCGACTCAACTCCTGTCCCCCTGGAAGATCTGAAAAAGATAGTTCAGGCAGGTCTTGATGCACCTTCCGGAAAAAATGAACAGACTACAAGATTTATTATTATTCAGGACCCCCATGTTGTAGAGAGCATCAAGGTCATGACAGGTGCAAACGGTTCTATGGCTACTGCACCGGCCTATATAGCTGCTCATATAAATAAAAAGCCTGTTGCAACCTATTCAGGGCACTTTTTTGACTTTGAAGACTGTGCAGCAGCCGTAGAAAATATTCTTCTTGCAGCCACTGCCCTCGGTTATTCAACTGTCTGGATTGACGGATGGCTCCGTGTTGACGGCAGAGCCGAAGAGATAGGAAAACTCTGCTCACTTGATTCAGAGCGGATCATCAGAATACTCATTCCCATAGGAAATGCTGTGATGGAACAGAAAAGACCCCTTAAAAAGGGATTTGATGAGAGAGTCAGTATAGTCTGA
- a CDS encoding peroxiredoxin, producing the protein MSILVGKKAPDFTVPAVSGKGVLVDEFTLSEALKGRYGLVFFYPLDFTFVCPSELIALDHKMKEFTERNVEVVSVSIDSHYTHFAWRNTPVNEGGIGAVKYTMAADMNHEIARAYGVESEGGMAFRGAFIIDKEGIVRSQIVNDLPLGRNIEELLRLIDAVQFTEEHGEVCPVNWRKGDKGMNASPEGVASYLADNGDNL; encoded by the coding sequence ATGAGCATATTAGTTGGAAAGAAAGCACCAGATTTTACTGTACCCGCCGTCAGCGGCAAGGGTGTACTTGTTGATGAGTTCACTCTCTCTGAGGCATTGAAGGGAAGATATGGCCTTGTCTTTTTCTATCCCCTTGATTTCACCTTTGTCTGCCCTTCTGAGCTTATAGCTCTTGATCATAAAATGAAGGAATTCACTGAGCGGAATGTAGAAGTTGTCTCAGTATCTATAGATAGTCACTACACACACTTTGCATGGAGAAACACTCCTGTTAATGAAGGTGGTATCGGTGCTGTTAAATACACTATGGCTGCAGATATGAATCATGAGATTGCCAGGGCCTATGGTGTAGAATCTGAGGGCGGAATGGCATTCAGGGGTGCTTTTATTATCGATAAGGAAGGGATTGTACGTTCTCAGATAGTCAATGATCTCCCTTTGGGAAGAAATATAGAAGAGTTACTAAGACTGATTGATGCAGTTCAATTTACCGAGGAACACGGAGAAGTGTGTCCTGTAAACTGGAGAAAGGGTGATAAAGGAATGAATGCCTCACCTGAAGGAGTAGCTTCCTACCTTGCGGATAATGGAGATAATCTTTAA
- a CDS encoding winged helix-turn-helix domain-containing protein, whose product MPQPDTELSRKEAAAFLLNYHHLDHPKSLQGKESVLSYIRKVGCIQFDPLNVCGRNPDLVLQSRIRDYSQNWLNESLYEDRTLIDGWDKMMAISSAGDWPLLGRRRKEMYSSYLGRYKGVEEHLSYYLEEISKHGPLSSLYFKNDKKVNWAWGSSRVAKAALEGLFFEGKLSIHHREHSRRVYDLTERLLPESIRNMPDPFNSEDEYHKAHIIRRISSAGIVGFTSRDFWYGISGCSMKCIRQKIKLLQDEGLIRRVVIENSSREWYAPSRNMDDFFSSYDNHGYGDKAVILAALDNIMWNRELIEDIFDFKYRWEVYTPAIKREYGYYVLPILYKGRLIGRCEPYLERKTNRLLLKGFWLQEGIELDDDIIGALRLMFAEFCRFLGADKMVTIPALGRTYRTAFKGITSSAI is encoded by the coding sequence ATGCCTCAGCCTGATACTGAACTTTCCCGGAAAGAGGCTGCAGCCTTTCTGCTGAACTATCATCATCTTGATCATCCTAAGAGTCTGCAGGGTAAAGAATCTGTTCTCTCGTATATCAGGAAAGTGGGATGCATACAGTTTGATCCCCTGAATGTCTGCGGCCGTAATCCGGACCTGGTACTTCAATCCCGTATCAGGGATTACAGTCAGAACTGGCTCAATGAATCTCTGTATGAAGATCGTACGCTGATAGACGGCTGGGACAAGATGATGGCAATCTCAAGCGCCGGTGACTGGCCACTCCTGGGCAGGCGTAGAAAAGAGATGTACTCTTCCTACCTGGGCCGCTATAAGGGAGTAGAAGAACATCTCTCCTACTATCTGGAAGAGATCAGCAAGCATGGACCCCTCTCCTCCCTCTATTTCAAGAATGATAAAAAGGTTAATTGGGCCTGGGGAAGCTCCCGTGTTGCCAAGGCGGCTCTGGAGGGACTCTTCTTCGAAGGTAAACTCTCAATACATCACAGAGAGCATTCAAGACGCGTCTATGATCTCACAGAGCGCCTGCTGCCCGAGTCGATCCGTAATATGCCTGACCCTTTTAATAGTGAGGATGAATACCATAAAGCCCATATAATCAGAAGAATCAGTTCTGCCGGTATTGTCGGTTTTACTTCAAGAGATTTCTGGTATGGGATTTCAGGATGCAGCATGAAATGTATCCGACAAAAAATAAAGCTGCTGCAGGATGAAGGCCTGATCAGAAGAGTCGTTATAGAAAACAGCAGCAGAGAGTGGTATGCCCCTTCCCGGAACATGGATGATTTTTTCTCGTCCTACGACAATCACGGCTACGGTGATAAAGCAGTTATCCTTGCTGCTCTGGATAATATCATGTGGAACAGAGAACTGATTGAAGATATTTTTGATTTCAAATACAGATGGGAGGTCTACACCCCCGCGATCAAGAGAGAATACGGCTACTATGTGCTGCCCATTCTTTACAAAGGAAGATTGATCGGGCGATGCGAACCCTATCTTGAACGCAAGACAAACAGACTCCTCTTAAAGGGATTCTGGCTGCAGGAGGGGATTGAATTGGATGACGATATAATTGGTGCACTGCGTTTGATGTTTGCTGAGTTCTGCCGTTTTCTTGGTGCTGACAAAATGGTGACAATCCCTGCTTTAGGCCGCACTTACCGTACGGCCTTTAAAGGAATTACCTCTTCAGCAATATAA
- a CDS encoding aldo/keto reductase — protein MKKKFLGNSDIKITPIGLGTWAIGGSWAWGWGEQEDEASIKTIHAALEKGINWVDTAPAYGLGNSEIITARAIRESSYDPYIFTKCGIRWNEKGETDICLEPKFIAGEFENSLRRMKLETIDLYQVHWPTDEKNLEGAWTLMADYLKQGKIRALGVSNFSVEQMELVSQIAPITTVQPPYSLIFPEVEKEILPYCSKHNIGVINYSPMASGLLSGKMSKERITAMDDTDWRKKSEHFKEPKLSKNLALADLLADIGTNHNCTAGEVAIAWTLHNPAITGAIVGMRAPSQVDGVIHAGEVELSSDELKRIADASA, from the coding sequence ATGAAAAAGAAATTTCTTGGAAATTCAGATATTAAAATCACTCCCATAGGACTGGGAACCTGGGCCATAGGCGGAAGCTGGGCCTGGGGATGGGGAGAACAGGAAGATGAAGCCTCCATCAAAACCATCCATGCCGCTCTTGAAAAAGGAATCAACTGGGTCGACACGGCTCCTGCCTACGGCCTGGGTAATTCTGAAATTATTACCGCCAGGGCCATCAGAGAATCTTCCTACGATCCCTATATTTTTACAAAATGCGGTATCAGATGGAATGAGAAGGGAGAGACAGACATCTGCCTGGAACCGAAATTTATTGCCGGTGAGTTTGAAAATTCACTGAGACGGATGAAACTGGAAACCATAGATCTTTACCAGGTTCACTGGCCCACAGACGAGAAGAATCTGGAAGGTGCCTGGACTCTGATGGCGGATTACCTGAAACAGGGAAAAATACGGGCATTGGGTGTATCCAACTTTTCAGTAGAGCAGATGGAACTGGTTTCTCAAATTGCCCCCATCACCACAGTACAGCCTCCCTACTCCCTTATATTTCCAGAAGTTGAAAAAGAGATACTCCCCTACTGCAGCAAACATAATATTGGAGTCATCAACTATTCCCCCATGGCTTCGGGACTCTTATCCGGCAAGATGTCAAAAGAGAGAATTACAGCCATGGACGATACCGACTGGCGGAAAAAGAGTGAGCACTTCAAAGAACCAAAGCTGAGTAAGAATCTTGCCCTGGCCGATCTGCTTGCAGATATTGGAACAAACCATAACTGCACAGCCGGAGAAGTAGCCATTGCCTGGACCCTTCATAATCCTGCAATAACTGGAGCCATTGTAGGAATGAGAGCGCCTTCTCAGGTGGATGGTGTTATTCATGCCGGTGAAGTAGAGCTAAGCAGTGATGAGCTCAAGCGGATAGCGGATGCCTCAGCCTGA
- a CDS encoding aminotransferase class III-fold pyridoxal phosphate-dependent enzyme, giving the protein MSANERYSKSQSIFERAVKVIPGGIYGSKSPGFTVPGEFPYFFTEGEGCRVKDADGNSYIDYLCGFGSMILGFGNPVVDTPAIEQLKKGDLLNCPSPVFVDLAERLTGLIDGMGWSVFAKNGTDATTLAVTASRVHTGKRRVLMAGGAYHGSANWCSTNKFPVLDEQDYVHTFPYGDEEALKELFETYKDEIACIILTPYHHPTYIDQVMPEKSWYPLVESLCDKEGSLFIMDDIRANFRLSIKGSHSYFGAHPHMVTMGKSLANGYPIAALMGTPELKKAAGSLFITGTFWTSSVPMVAAMHCLNEMEKLDVQKHMFEVGKMLKDGLRDAAAAEGFKVNLTGPDSIPFMTFPDDPDMYHNQAFSSAMAKRGVYLHPHHNWFLSYAHKREDIQETIEKASESFKEIKPLFN; this is encoded by the coding sequence ATGAGTGCAAACGAAAGATACAGCAAGAGTCAGTCCATATTTGAAAGGGCTGTTAAAGTTATTCCCGGCGGAATCTACGGTTCAAAGAGTCCCGGATTCACGGTTCCGGGAGAGTTTCCCTATTTCTTTACCGAAGGAGAGGGCTGCCGTGTAAAGGATGCCGACGGTAATTCATATATCGACTACCTTTGTGGTTTTGGTTCAATGATTCTGGGCTTCGGTAATCCTGTTGTGGATACTCCCGCTATTGAACAGCTTAAGAAGGGTGACCTCTTAAACTGTCCCTCTCCCGTCTTTGTAGACCTTGCAGAACGCCTGACGGGTCTGATCGATGGTATGGGCTGGTCAGTATTTGCAAAGAACGGTACAGATGCCACTACGCTGGCTGTCACCGCCAGCCGTGTACATACAGGAAAAAGAAGGGTCCTTATGGCCGGCGGTGCTTACCATGGATCTGCCAACTGGTGTTCAACAAACAAGTTTCCCGTTCTTGATGAGCAGGATTATGTGCATACCTTTCCTTACGGGGATGAAGAAGCTCTGAAGGAACTCTTTGAAACCTACAAGGATGAAATCGCCTGTATTATTCTGACTCCCTACCATCATCCCACATACATAGACCAGGTAATGCCTGAGAAGAGCTGGTATCCTCTTGTGGAATCTCTCTGTGATAAGGAAGGTTCACTCTTTATCATGGATGATATCAGAGCCAACTTCCGGCTCTCCATAAAAGGTTCTCACAGTTACTTCGGTGCTCATCCTCATATGGTCACCATGGGTAAATCCCTGGCAAACGGTTATCCCATTGCCGCTCTGATGGGGACTCCCGAGTTAAAGAAGGCCGCAGGCAGCCTATTTATCACAGGTACCTTCTGGACATCCTCAGTGCCCATGGTTGCCGCCATGCATTGTCTGAATGAGATGGAGAAACTGGATGTACAGAAACATATGTTTGAAGTGGGTAAGATGCTTAAAGACGGATTGAGGGATGCCGCTGCCGCTGAGGGATTTAAAGTGAATCTCACGGGTCCCGATTCCATCCCTTTTATGACATTTCCTGATGATCCTGATATGTATCATAACCAGGCTTTTTCATCTGCCATGGCTAAAAGAGGTGTTTACCTTCATCCTCACCACAACTGGTTTCTCTCATATGCTCATAAGAGAGAGGATATACAGGAAACAATTGAGAAAGCATCAGAAAGTTTTAAAGAGATAAAACCACTTTTTAACTGA
- a CDS encoding two-component system response regulator, which translates to MNSEQLSPSSILIIDDTPQNIDIIVESLSSDYEICVATNGIEALESAEEILPDLILLDIMMPEMDGFQTIKELKKNPKTRDIPVIFLTALSEIEEKAKGFNLGAVDYMTKPFNIQEVQLRVETHLSAKLGRDILMKKNITLESLVAKRTEQILKTQDITIRMAASLAETRDNETGNHIIRTQRYVEVLARAYNEVHNIDDERTISLLVKSAPLHDIGKIGIPDAVLLKPGKLEKDEFDIMKTHTSIGDEALEKAEKENGRSSFLNLAREIALNHHEKWDGSGYPNGLKGEKIPMSGRIMAIADVYDALISKRVYKAPFTHSKAVSIIEEGHGTHFEPELCTLFLQIHEDFRSIALELAESDEVKEALAR; encoded by the coding sequence GTGAACAGTGAACAACTATCCCCTTCTTCTATTCTGATTATAGACGATACACCTCAGAATATTGATATTATTGTGGAATCCTTAAGCTCTGATTATGAGATATGTGTTGCTACAAATGGTATAGAAGCCCTGGAATCGGCTGAGGAGATCCTACCCGATCTGATTCTTCTGGATATCATGATGCCCGAAATGGATGGGTTTCAAACCATTAAAGAATTGAAAAAAAATCCGAAAACCAGGGATATACCTGTTATTTTCCTCACAGCTCTCTCTGAAATTGAAGAGAAGGCTAAAGGATTTAACCTGGGTGCTGTAGATTACATGACAAAACCCTTCAATATTCAGGAAGTTCAGCTGAGAGTCGAAACTCACCTCTCTGCCAAGCTGGGCCGTGACATACTCATGAAGAAAAATATTACACTTGAATCACTTGTTGCAAAAAGAACAGAGCAAATTTTAAAGACCCAGGATATAACGATTCGTATGGCAGCATCCCTGGCTGAAACCAGAGACAACGAAACTGGTAATCATATTATCAGGACTCAACGCTATGTTGAGGTACTCGCCAGGGCTTATAATGAAGTTCATAACATTGATGATGAAAGAACCATATCACTTCTCGTGAAATCAGCCCCTCTTCATGATATTGGTAAAATAGGGATTCCCGATGCTGTACTCCTTAAACCGGGGAAACTGGAAAAGGATGAATTCGATATCATGAAAACTCATACCAGTATTGGTGATGAGGCGCTGGAGAAAGCTGAAAAAGAAAACGGTAGATCTTCATTCTTAAATCTTGCACGGGAGATAGCCCTTAATCATCATGAAAAATGGGACGGCTCAGGTTATCCCAATGGCCTCAAAGGCGAAAAGATACCCATGTCCGGCAGAATCATGGCCATTGCCGATGTTTATGACGCACTCATATCAAAACGAGTATACAAAGCGCCATTTACCCACAGTAAGGCCGTGAGTATCATAGAAGAGGGACATGGGACACATTTTGAACCTGAACTCTGTACACTGTTCCTTCAAATTCACGAAGATTTCAGATCAATTGCTCTGGAGCTGGCTGAATCTGATGAAGTAAAAGAGGCTCTGGCTCGGTAG
- a CDS encoding DUF819 family protein, whose translation MAQAILLSAAVFSFPIGIHFIRITFPILRKINPIVAAYIFGLLLVNTGIIGEDAFPVLDTIATVTVALSIPLMLFSVNIRTWFKESGKTGIAMGLAALSITLTLFLGSFIFKNNLPDFPRLSGMLVGVYTGGTPNLAAIRAALSVPADLYLAVHASDILLSALYLMFIMTIARKVFGRFMISEITEEAEMEGIESTEQQFTPLKELFVKGTVLPLMGALGLAVLIFAIGGSFTLLVNSESQTLVVILVITTLSLLASNIEKVRNIPKTFAFGEYFILVFSAATGAMGNFSRILSSTPMVFVFVAFAVVVSMLIHVLLCRIFKIDVDTMLIASTAAICSPPFVGVTAMALKRPSLVAPGITAGLMGYALGNYLGVMVFKLFSLL comes from the coding sequence ATGGCACAGGCAATTCTGCTGTCGGCAGCCGTCTTTTCTTTTCCTATCGGCATCCATTTTATCAGAATCACTTTTCCTATTCTAAGAAAGATAAACCCCATTGTCGCTGCCTATATTTTCGGTCTTCTTCTGGTTAATACCGGAATAATTGGTGAAGATGCCTTCCCTGTACTGGATACAATCGCAACTGTCACGGTTGCCCTCTCAATCCCTCTGATGCTTTTTTCTGTAAACATCAGAACATGGTTTAAAGAGTCGGGTAAAACGGGAATTGCCATGGGTCTTGCAGCCCTCTCAATAACCCTTACCCTTTTTCTCGGATCTTTTATCTTCAAAAATAATCTACCTGACTTTCCCCGTCTCTCAGGAATGCTGGTGGGTGTCTATACAGGTGGAACCCCCAACCTGGCCGCCATAAGAGCTGCTCTTTCAGTTCCTGCGGATCTATATCTGGCAGTACATGCCTCGGATATCCTTTTAAGCGCTCTTTATCTTATGTTTATTATGACCATAGCCCGCAAAGTATTCGGACGTTTTATGATAAGCGAGATCACAGAAGAGGCCGAGATGGAGGGTATTGAATCCACCGAGCAGCAGTTCACCCCTTTAAAAGAACTCTTTGTAAAGGGCACAGTACTCCCTCTTATGGGAGCCCTGGGACTGGCTGTTCTTATATTTGCCATTGGCGGCTCTTTTACTCTTCTTGTTAATTCAGAAAGTCAGACACTGGTTGTAATTCTTGTAATCACCACACTCAGCCTCCTGGCATCGAATATTGAAAAAGTACGGAACATACCCAAAACATTTGCCTTCGGTGAATATTTCATTCTGGTTTTCAGTGCCGCAACTGGAGCCATGGGGAACTTCTCACGCATCCTCAGCTCAACTCCCATGGTATTTGTCTTTGTAGCCTTTGCTGTTGTTGTTTCCATGCTGATCCATGTCCTTCTCTGCCGCATCTTCAAGATTGATGTGGATACCATGCTTATCGCCAGTACAGCAGCCATCTGCTCACCCCCCTTTGTAGGAGTCACTGCTATGGCCTTAAAACGCCCCTCACTGGTGGCTCCCGGTATTACAGCCGGTCTGATGGGATATGCCCTGGGAAATTATCTTGGTGTAATGGTGTTTAAATTATTTAGCTTATTATAG